In a genomic window of bacterium HR17:
- the mshA_1 gene encoding D-inositol 3-phosphate glycosyltransferase, with protein sequence MVVGNAKREAAATRVAPNVGYIGTYVPRECGIATFTADVVKSVHAYPFVGEPYVAAMVKPEEDLSRYRYPVRFFARETSYGDHVRMATFFNEMPVAVVNLQHEFGIFGGRDGEFICVTADLLRKPLVTTLHTIMPAPHPNLREITRHLIARSARVVVMNPMAFELLVNDYGVNTRKVVLIHHGAPDVPFDGREEAKRELGLMGRFVISTFGLLSRGKGLEYAIQALPPVVEKHPDVLYLILGETHPNVRRHEGESYREELEALVRELGLERHVQFVNRYLTKAELIRYLQATDIYLTPYLNPNQIVSGTLAYAMASGKVIVSTPYLYAQALCAEGRGILVNFRDAQSIADALMLLLNNPSLRAEMERRAYAFGRQMTWSAVGKRYAELFVAVAQEHRRPWAFFATPLLKRTTKAPLALAETAKAL encoded by the coding sequence ATGGTCGTCGGGAATGCCAAGCGAGAGGCAGCGGCGACGCGTGTCGCTCCCAATGTCGGATACATCGGCACATATGTCCCGCGAGAATGCGGTATCGCCACTTTCACAGCCGATGTCGTTAAATCCGTCCATGCGTATCCCTTCGTCGGTGAACCTTATGTCGCTGCGATGGTTAAACCCGAAGAAGATTTGAGCCGATACCGATATCCAGTTCGCTTTTTTGCTCGTGAAACCAGTTACGGCGACCATGTTCGGATGGCGACTTTTTTCAACGAGATGCCCGTCGCTGTCGTGAACTTGCAACACGAGTTTGGCATCTTTGGCGGTCGCGATGGCGAGTTCATTTGCGTGACGGCAGATTTGCTCCGCAAACCGTTGGTCACGACATTGCACACCATTATGCCCGCCCCGCACCCGAACCTCCGAGAAATCACGCGCCATCTGATTGCCCGTTCGGCACGGGTCGTTGTGATGAACCCGATGGCATTCGAGTTGTTGGTGAACGATTACGGTGTCAACACCCGCAAGGTGGTGCTCATCCATCACGGAGCGCCTGATGTGCCCTTTGATGGGCGCGAGGAAGCGAAGCGGGAATTAGGGTTGATGGGGCGCTTCGTTATCAGCACTTTCGGACTTCTCAGCCGCGGCAAGGGGCTGGAGTATGCCATCCAGGCGTTGCCGCCAGTCGTTGAAAAGCATCCCGATGTGCTTTACCTGATTTTGGGCGAAACGCACCCGAATGTCCGTCGCCATGAAGGCGAAAGTTACCGCGAGGAGTTGGAGGCGCTCGTGAGGGAGTTGGGTTTAGAGCGGCATGTGCAGTTCGTCAATCGCTACCTGACGAAGGCAGAACTTATCCGCTACTTGCAGGCGACGGATATTTACCTGACGCCTTACCTGAACCCGAACCAGATCGTCAGCGGGACGCTGGCGTATGCGATGGCATCTGGCAAGGTCATCGTTTCCACGCCCTACTTGTATGCGCAAGCGCTATGTGCCGAGGGGCGAGGGATTCTGGTCAACTTCCGCGATGCACAGTCCATCGCCGATGCGCTGATGCTGTTGCTGAACAACCCGTCATTGCGGGCGGAGATGGAGCGACGGGCTTACGCCTTCGGGCGCCAGATGACTTGGTCAGCGGTGGGCAAAAGGTATGCCGAACTGTTCGTCGCTGTCGCTCAAGAACATCGCCGCCCTTGGGCGTTCTTTGCCACGCCTTTGCTGAAGCGAACGACGAAAGCGCCGTTGGCGCTGGCTGAAACCGCAAAAGCGTTGTAA
- the cugP_2 gene encoding UTP--glucose-1-phosphate uridylyltransferase, which translates to MQALVLVGGFGTRLRPLTYHVPKAMVPIANVPFIERFVDYLEANGITHIVFAMGYLPDPIANHLAKRNGKAKYEFVVEEQPLDTGGAIKNAEPLLGDRFFVFNGDVLTTIPLREMLRAHEQKDALVTIALTAVDDPSRYGVVVTDNDGRVQAFVEKPPKETAPSNLINAGIYLYEREVLQHIPAGQPYSVERGLYPKLLKMGAPFYAVAFLNDYWLDIGKVEHYLQANFDVLSGKVPLPVRGREVQGGVWIGEGVQIAPTATVRPPVLLGDGCIVEDGATVGPFAVLGHRVIVKRGAQVREAVLWDECVIGKGAIVVRCILGAQCEVENDAVVEPDRAYGCGERITAGVAA; encoded by the coding sequence ATGCAGGCGTTGGTGTTGGTTGGCGGGTTCGGGACGCGGTTGCGTCCGCTCACTTACCATGTCCCAAAGGCGATGGTGCCTATTGCCAATGTCCCGTTCATTGAGCGGTTCGTTGATTACCTTGAAGCCAACGGAATCACGCACATCGTCTTCGCGATGGGTTATTTGCCCGACCCTATCGCCAATCACCTCGCCAAACGCAACGGCAAAGCCAAGTATGAGTTCGTTGTGGAAGAGCAACCGTTAGATACAGGGGGCGCTATCAAAAATGCTGAGCCGTTGTTAGGCGACCGCTTTTTCGTCTTCAACGGCGATGTGCTGACCACCATCCCGCTACGCGAAATGTTGCGGGCGCACGAGCAAAAAGACGCTTTGGTGACGATTGCACTGACAGCGGTGGATGACCCCAGTCGCTACGGCGTCGTCGTGACGGACAACGACGGGCGCGTGCAAGCGTTCGTTGAAAAGCCGCCAAAAGAGACAGCCCCCAGCAACTTGATCAACGCCGGCATTTACCTTTACGAACGGGAGGTGCTTCAGCACATTCCAGCGGGGCAACCCTACTCGGTGGAGCGAGGGCTTTACCCAAAGTTACTGAAGATGGGAGCACCCTTTTACGCCGTCGCATTCCTAAACGACTATTGGCTGGACATCGGCAAGGTGGAGCATTACCTACAAGCCAACTTTGATGTCCTGAGCGGTAAAGTGCCCTTGCCCGTGCGGGGCAGGGAAGTGCAGGGAGGCGTGTGGATCGGTGAGGGCGTTCAGATTGCCCCGACAGCAACAGTGCGTCCGCCTGTTTTGTTGGGCGACGGGTGCATCGTCGAGGATGGGGCGACGGTGGGCCCCTTTGCAGTGCTGGGTCATCGCGTTATAGTCAAGCGTGGCGCGCAGGTGCGTGAGGCGGTGCTGTGGGATGAATGTGTCATTGGCAAAGGGGCCATCGTCGTGCGCTGCATTTTAGGGGCGCAGTGCGAAGTAGAGAACGACGCTGTCGTTGAACCTGACCGCGCTTACGGCTGTGGCGAGCGAATCACGGCGGGCGTTGCAGCGTGA
- the manC1 gene encoding Mannose-1-phosphate guanylyltransferase 1 produces MAEAKQKMRATYPEPRKEPPEPLTVEKPWGRFIQYVLNEPVTVKILEVKAGEQTSLQSHRHRSELWVALDDGACVEIEGRILRPQPMEMVFIPQGAKHRLIGEDKTYRVLEISFGYFDEDDIIRYEDKYGRIS; encoded by the coding sequence ATGGCGGAAGCGAAGCAAAAAATGAGAGCGACTTATCCCGAGCCGCGCAAGGAACCGCCGGAACCGCTTACCGTTGAGAAACCTTGGGGTCGGTTCATTCAATATGTGCTCAACGAACCGGTGACGGTGAAAATCCTTGAGGTCAAAGCGGGCGAGCAGACGAGTTTGCAGTCGCACCGCCACCGTAGCGAGTTGTGGGTGGCGTTAGACGATGGGGCATGTGTGGAAATTGAGGGGCGCATCCTGCGCCCCCAGCCGATGGAGATGGTTTTCATCCCGCAAGGGGCAAAGCATCGGCTCATCGGGGAAGACAAAACTTACCGCGTGCTGGAAATTTCCTTCGGCTACTTTGACGAGGACGACATCATCCGATACGAGGACAAGTACGGGCGCATTTCGTAG
- the algC gene encoding Phosphomannomutase/phosphoglucomutase translates to MAKVNPLIFRQYDIRGIAGEDLTPSVAHLIGRAYGTLCRRNGITQVVVGHDNRKSSPELHAAVVEGVSASGCDVVDIGEVVTPLLYFACRYWRIDGGVMVTASHNPPQYNGFKLVWGHGTLFGEQIQQLRQMIEAEDFERGSGVVTQRDAFSDYLAWVTERIKLGESKLRVVVDCGNGTASHFAPKLLRALGCEVVELYCESDPNFPHHLPDPVKPENLRDLIAKVQEVGADVGLGFDGDGDRLGVIDDRGNILWGDQLMILFSREVLQKHPQAKIIVEVKCSQAVLEDVAKHGGIPILWRTGHSFIKAKMHEEGALLAGEMSGHLFFADEYFGYDDALYAACRLLRILSHTDKPLSALLADVPRYFATPEVRVHCDDNVKFDVVAKVVEHFKQNGYKVIDVDGARVVTDEGWALVRASNTEPALILRAEGKTPEALKQLHRLVTEALKPYPEVYLDEWLKAA, encoded by the coding sequence GTGGCGAAGGTCAACCCGCTCATCTTTCGGCAATACGACATTCGCGGCATTGCAGGGGAAGATTTGACGCCATCTGTCGCCCATCTCATCGGTCGCGCCTACGGGACATTGTGTCGGCGCAACGGCATCACGCAGGTCGTCGTCGGGCACGATAACCGCAAAAGTTCGCCTGAGTTGCACGCAGCCGTCGTTGAGGGTGTGAGCGCATCGGGTTGCGATGTCGTGGACATCGGTGAAGTCGTGACGCCGCTGCTTTACTTCGCCTGCCGCTATTGGCGCATTGATGGTGGCGTGATGGTGACAGCGAGCCACAACCCGCCACAATACAATGGCTTCAAGTTGGTTTGGGGGCACGGAACTTTGTTCGGCGAGCAAATTCAGCAGTTGCGCCAAATGATTGAAGCCGAAGATTTTGAGCGAGGAAGCGGTGTGGTCACTCAACGAGACGCCTTTAGCGATTACCTTGCATGGGTGACAGAGCGTATCAAGTTGGGTGAGAGTAAGTTGAGGGTTGTCGTGGATTGTGGCAACGGGACGGCGAGCCATTTTGCGCCTAAACTGTTGCGAGCACTCGGTTGCGAAGTCGTTGAACTCTATTGTGAGTCTGACCCAAACTTCCCGCATCACTTGCCTGATCCTGTTAAACCCGAAAACTTGCGGGATCTGATCGCGAAGGTGCAGGAAGTGGGTGCAGATGTCGGGTTGGGGTTTGACGGCGATGGCGACCGCTTGGGCGTCATCGATGATCGGGGCAACATCCTTTGGGGCGACCAACTGATGATTTTGTTCAGCCGTGAAGTGTTGCAAAAACATCCGCAGGCAAAAATCATCGTGGAGGTCAAATGTTCGCAAGCCGTCCTTGAAGATGTCGCTAAACATGGGGGCATACCGATTTTGTGGCGAACGGGGCATTCGTTCATCAAAGCCAAAATGCACGAGGAGGGCGCGTTGCTGGCGGGTGAGATGAGCGGGCACTTGTTTTTCGCTGATGAGTATTTCGGCTACGACGACGCCCTTTACGCCGCGTGCCGTTTGCTGCGCATCTTATCGCACACCGACAAACCGCTTTCAGCGTTGCTCGCTGATGTTCCGCGCTACTTCGCTACCCCCGAAGTTCGCGTCCATTGCGACGATAATGTCAAGTTTGATGTCGTCGCAAAAGTCGTTGAACACTTCAAGCAAAACGGTTACAAGGTCATTGATGTGGACGGTGCCCGAGTCGTCACTGATGAGGGTTGGGCGCTCGTTCGCGCTTCTAACACTGAACCTGCCTTAATTTTGCGCGCGGAGGGGAAAACGCCTGAAGCGCTGAAACAGTTGCACCGCCTCGTCACAGAGGCGCTGAAGCCGTACCCTGAAGTGTATCTGGACGAATGGCTGAAGGCTGCATGA
- the polX_1 gene encoding DNA polymerase/3'-5' exonuclease PolX, whose amino-acid sequence MRYDLHTHTLFSDGRDSVWEMARAADAAGLDALALTDHLEADRFGTPMTDWVDAFLREVEAARGKVKVRLLAGVEAALLNVQGAVTVTPEVYRKVDIVLCGIEWGTRGIALNPPDNPVAFQRVLVTAYGNLALNPFVDVIAHPFNLGRFPLKLPLNQLATSAIREIAAAFSEGDKAFDLNNTLWWWFPDTTPQQVLRHYARIVEEFADAGVKFVCGSDAHSLHGVGNLTWVAQLIRLVGLTEEHFLTLEQLRERRLRRLL is encoded by the coding sequence ATGCGTTACGACCTGCACACGCACACCCTTTTCTCCGATGGTCGTGACAGCGTTTGGGAGATGGCACGGGCTGCCGATGCCGCCGGTTTAGATGCCCTTGCATTGACCGACCATTTGGAGGCTGACCGCTTCGGAACGCCCATGACCGATTGGGTTGATGCCTTTCTGCGTGAAGTGGAAGCAGCGCGGGGCAAAGTTAAAGTCCGTCTCTTAGCGGGCGTGGAGGCTGCCCTACTGAATGTGCAAGGGGCGGTGACCGTGACGCCGGAAGTCTATCGGAAAGTGGACATCGTTTTGTGCGGGATTGAGTGGGGCACGCGAGGCATCGCCCTTAATCCCCCCGACAACCCTGTCGCCTTCCAGCGCGTGTTGGTGACCGCCTACGGCAACTTAGCCCTTAACCCCTTCGTGGATGTCATCGCCCATCCCTTCAACTTGGGGCGTTTCCCTCTTAAGTTGCCCCTCAATCAACTGGCGACTTCAGCAATTCGGGAGATTGCCGCCGCCTTCAGTGAAGGCGACAAAGCTTTTGACCTGAACAACACCCTTTGGTGGTGGTTTCCTGACACGACACCGCAGCAAGTGTTACGCCACTACGCCCGCATCGTGGAAGAGTTTGCCGATGCGGGTGTGAAGTTCGTCTGTGGCAGCGATGCTCACAGTTTGCATGGCGTCGGCAATTTGACTTGGGTCGCCCAACTCATTCGCCTCGTCGGGCTGACCGAAGAGCACTTTTTGACCTTAGAGCAGTTGCGGGAGCGCCGACTCCGCCGCTTGCTTTAG
- the iolE_2 gene encoding Inosose dehydratase produces MAWQWLMFSKHLQSLDFERLGDVVADMGFDGVDLTVRGGGHIEPADAKTHLPLAVKMLRRCGLTVPMITTAFTAAEEPFADAVFAVAADNGVRFVKLGYWRYHKFGTLSRCVDAARRGLNGIAQLAERYGICAVVHTHSGNFLTASAFVLAELLRDFSPHTVAAYVDAGHMFVEGGLTGWQQGLEVVADRVRVVACKDFAWMRDGERWHAKVVPIGDGIVRWQEFFTCLRCIGFDGPLSVHSEYQGAGSWRDLSLDELIAQTRTDLQRLKALASPP; encoded by the coding sequence ATGGCGTGGCAATGGCTGATGTTTTCCAAGCACCTACAATCGCTGGACTTTGAGCGGTTGGGCGATGTCGTCGCCGACATGGGCTTTGACGGTGTGGATTTGACCGTGCGCGGCGGTGGGCACATTGAACCTGCCGACGCTAAAACGCACTTGCCCCTCGCCGTTAAAATGTTGCGCCGCTGCGGCTTAACCGTGCCGATGATCACGACCGCCTTTACCGCTGCCGAGGAACCGTTCGCGGACGCTGTGTTTGCCGTCGCTGCCGACAACGGTGTGCGGTTTGTCAAGTTGGGTTATTGGCGCTACCACAAGTTCGGGACATTGTCCCGATGCGTGGACGCTGCGAGGCGGGGGCTCAACGGCATCGCCCAATTGGCGGAACGCTACGGCATTTGTGCCGTCGTCCACACCCATTCGGGCAACTTTTTGACGGCATCAGCGTTTGTGCTAGCGGAACTGCTGCGCGATTTTTCGCCACACACCGTCGCCGCTTATGTAGATGCAGGGCACATGTTCGTGGAAGGCGGTTTAACGGGTTGGCAGCAAGGCTTGGAGGTTGTCGCCGACAGAGTGCGGGTCGTCGCCTGCAAAGATTTCGCATGGATGCGGGACGGCGAACGATGGCACGCTAAAGTCGTTCCTATCGGCGACGGCATCGTCCGCTGGCAGGAATTTTTCACCTGCTTGCGTTGCATCGGCTTTGACGGACCGCTCTCGGTGCACAGCGAATATCAGGGTGCAGGCAGTTGGCGCGATTTGTCGCTGGACGAACTCATCGCCCAGACCCGCACCGATTTGCAGCGCCTAAAGGCTCTCGCTTCACCACCGTAG